In one window of Hymenobacter nivis DNA:
- a CDS encoding type II toxin-antitoxin system RelE/ParE family toxin, which translates to MSFEIIASDRFSRLIKRFQKRYRSVPDDFAKLLEELAKNPKTGEPLGRDCYKVRMSIAAKGKDKSGGARVITCVKIVGEIVYLLTIYDESDQDSISDKERDDLLRENGLL; encoded by the coding sequence ATGAGCTTCGAAATAATAGCGTCGGATAGATTCAGTAGGCTCATCAAGCGATTCCAAAAGAGATATCGTTCCGTACCGGACGATTTTGCTAAATTGCTTGAAGAGTTAGCTAAAAATCCGAAGACTGGCGAGCCACTGGGCCGCGATTGTTACAAAGTGCGCATGAGCATCGCTGCCAAAGGCAAGGATAAAAGCGGTGGAGCCAGAGTAATCACTTGTGTCAAAATTGTAGGTGAGATAGTTTATCTGCTCACGATTTACGATGAATCCGACCAAGATTCAATCTCCGATAAAGAGCGCGACGACCTGTTGCGCGAAAACGGGTTGCTGTAG
- a CDS encoding leucine--tRNA ligase, whose translation MPAYRPEEIEKKWQAHWKTHQTFKADNHSSKPKYYVLDMFPYPSGAGLHVGHPLGYIASDIVARYQRLQGRNVLHPMGFDSFGLPAEQYAIQTGQHPAVTTEQNIETYIRQLQQLGFSYDWSREVRTSDPQYYKWTQWIFLQLFNCWYNLDTDRAEHIRTLQAKFAEHGSAGIHAAGGDEERHDFSAGQWQLMGEKQKLAVILPYRLAYQQDTYVNWCPALGTVLSNDEVKDGLSERGGYPVERRLMPQWNLRITAYADRLLQGLNTLDWPDAVKEMQRNWIGKSIGAEVTFPVQGHEGADIKVYTTRVDTIYGTTFLVLAPEHELVDTLTTPGQRGAVDEYIAATKRRSERDRMSDVKHVSGVFTGAYAANPVDGAPVPIWLADYVLAGYGTGAVMAVPSGDQRDYLFAQHFGLPIPAISDAQKDLDKQADPTKEGRYINSGIINGLTYKEATTKLIAFLEEKGLGKGKVNFRLRDAIFGRQRYWGEPIPVYYKDGTAYGVAEADLPLVLPEINEYKPTETGDPPLGRATDWKYRGQHEFELSTMPGWAGSSWYYLRYMDPENADRFVGEEAEKYWGQVDLYMGGAEHATGHLLYSRFWYLFLKDLGLVTHNEPFQKLINQGMILGRSNLVYRLDGVWTGIEKENDDDSRPSFIFVSKTYIEALSGPCKKDDLIVKKLDAIIGKVNQNSSRIKFRPLTSGENYAHFTPLHVDVNIVSNDKLDIDAFKAWRNGYQTAEFIYEENGDYLCGVIESEKMSKSLHNVVNPDVLIDKYGADALRLYEMFLGPLEQFKPWNTNGISGVASFLKKFWRLFHPEDGALAVTEEPAAPAELKALHKVIQKVAHDIDKFSFNTSVSTFMIAVNELTALGTHKRAVLEPLVVLLSPFAPHIAEELWAELNHAPGSISQAAYPEFREEFLVEANVTYPVAINGKVRDQRQFAATATAAEIETAIRESDFLTRFGEGRAVKKVVVVPGRMVNVVV comes from the coding sequence ATGCCCGCCTACCGTCCCGAAGAGATTGAGAAGAAGTGGCAAGCCCACTGGAAAACCCACCAGACCTTCAAGGCCGACAACCACTCCAGCAAGCCCAAGTACTACGTGCTGGATATGTTCCCGTACCCGTCCGGGGCGGGGCTGCACGTGGGACACCCGCTGGGCTACATTGCCTCCGACATCGTGGCCCGCTACCAGCGCCTGCAAGGCCGCAACGTACTGCACCCCATGGGCTTCGACTCGTTTGGCCTGCCCGCCGAGCAGTACGCCATCCAGACCGGCCAGCACCCGGCCGTGACGACGGAACAGAACATCGAAACCTACATCCGGCAGCTCCAGCAGCTGGGGTTCAGCTACGACTGGAGCCGCGAGGTGCGCACTTCAGACCCGCAGTATTACAAGTGGACGCAGTGGATTTTCCTCCAGCTTTTCAATTGCTGGTACAACCTCGACACTGATCGGGCCGAGCACATCCGCACCTTGCAGGCGAAGTTTGCTGAGCATGGCAGCGCGGGCATCCACGCGGCGGGCGGCGACGAAGAGCGCCACGACTTTTCGGCCGGGCAGTGGCAGCTGATGGGCGAGAAGCAGAAGCTGGCCGTCATCCTCCCCTATCGCCTTGCCTACCAGCAGGATACCTACGTGAACTGGTGCCCGGCGCTGGGCACGGTGCTCAGCAACGACGAGGTGAAGGACGGCCTTTCGGAACGCGGCGGCTACCCCGTGGAGCGCCGCCTGATGCCGCAGTGGAACCTGCGCATCACCGCCTACGCCGACCGCCTGCTCCAGGGCCTCAACACCCTGGACTGGCCCGACGCCGTGAAGGAAATGCAGCGCAACTGGATTGGCAAGAGCATCGGGGCCGAGGTAACGTTTCCCGTGCAAGGCCACGAAGGTGCCGATATTAAGGTTTATACGACGCGGGTTGACACCATTTACGGGACCACCTTCCTGGTGCTGGCCCCCGAGCACGAGCTGGTCGATACCCTCACCACACCCGGCCAACGCGGCGCCGTGGACGAGTACATTGCCGCCACCAAGCGCCGCTCGGAGCGCGACCGGATGTCGGACGTCAAGCACGTATCGGGCGTATTCACCGGGGCCTACGCTGCGAACCCTGTCGATGGGGCCCCCGTGCCGATCTGGCTCGCCGACTACGTGCTGGCCGGCTACGGCACCGGCGCCGTGATGGCCGTGCCCAGCGGCGACCAGCGCGACTACCTCTTCGCCCAGCACTTCGGCCTGCCCATCCCGGCTATTTCCGACGCGCAAAAGGACCTCGATAAGCAGGCCGACCCCACCAAGGAGGGTCGATACATCAACTCCGGCATCATCAACGGCCTCACCTACAAGGAAGCCACCACCAAGCTCATCGCCTTTTTGGAGGAAAAAGGCCTCGGCAAAGGCAAGGTGAACTTCCGCCTGCGCGACGCCATCTTCGGCCGGCAGCGCTACTGGGGCGAGCCCATCCCGGTGTACTACAAGGACGGCACCGCCTACGGCGTGGCCGAAGCCGACCTGCCGCTCGTGCTCCCCGAAATCAACGAATACAAGCCCACCGAAACCGGCGATCCGCCCCTGGGCCGCGCCACCGACTGGAAATACCGCGGCCAGCACGAGTTCGAGCTGAGCACCATGCCCGGCTGGGCCGGCTCCAGCTGGTACTACCTCCGCTACATGGACCCCGAAAACGCCGACCGCTTCGTGGGCGAGGAAGCCGAGAAATACTGGGGCCAAGTGGACCTCTACATGGGCGGCGCCGAGCACGCTACCGGCCACCTATTGTATTCCCGCTTCTGGTATTTATTCCTGAAAGATTTAGGGCTGGTTACGCATAATGAGCCGTTCCAGAAACTAATTAATCAGGGGATGATTTTGGGCCGGTCTAATCTTGTGTATCGCCTTGATGGAGTATGGACAGGTATTGAGAAAGAGAACGATGATGACTCTCGTCCTTCTTTTATTTTTGTTTCAAAGACTTATATAGAAGCACTATCTGGACCATGCAAGAAAGATGATTTAATTGTAAAAAAACTCGACGCAATAATTGGCAAAGTCAATCAAAATAGTAGCAGGATCAAATTTCGTCCCTTAACATCCGGCGAAAATTATGCGCATTTCACTCCTTTACACGTCGATGTCAATATTGTCAGTAATGACAAATTAGATATTGATGCTTTCAAGGCTTGGCGAAATGGGTACCAAACAGCAGAATTCATCTATGAGGAAAATGGCGATTATCTCTGTGGTGTAATAGAGAGTGAGAAAATGTCGAAGTCACTACACAACGTCGTTAATCCCGACGTGTTGATTGACAAATACGGCGCGGATGCGCTGCGGCTGTACGAAATGTTCCTGGGGCCCTTAGAGCAGTTCAAGCCGTGGAATACCAACGGCATCAGCGGCGTGGCTAGCTTCCTCAAGAAGTTCTGGCGGCTCTTTCACCCCGAGGATGGGGCCCTGGCCGTGACGGAAGAGCCCGCCGCGCCCGCCGAGTTGAAGGCCCTGCACAAGGTCATCCAAAAGGTGGCGCACGACATCGACAAGTTCAGTTTCAACACCAGCGTCAGTACCTTCATGATTGCCGTGAACGAGCTGACGGCCCTCGGCACCCACAAGCGCGCCGTGCTGGAGCCGCTGGTCGTGCTGCTCTCGCCCTTCGCCCCGCACATCGCCGAAGAGCTGTGGGCCGAGCTAAACCACGCGCCCGGCAGCATCAGCCAGGCCGCCTACCCCGAGTTCCGCGAGGAGTTTTTGGTAGAAGCCAACGTGACCTACCCCGTGGCCATCAACGGCAAAGTGCGCGACCAGCGCCAGTTCGCCGCTACCGCCACCGCCGCCGAAATCGAAACCGCCATCCGCGAATCGGATTTCCTCACCCGCTTCGGCGAAGGCAGAGCCGTGAAGAAAGTAGTAGTAGTCCCCGGCCGCATGGTGAACGTGGTGGTGTAA
- the dnaG gene encoding DNA primase, with the protein MARIPKELVDQIIQTADIVEVVGDFVQLKRKGQNLWAPCPFHNEKSPSFSVNPAKGLYKCFGCGKAGGVVQFVMDVEGTSYVEALKYLAKKYAITVQEEEKTPQQQQEQNERDSQFIVSNWAKDHYHRLLQNTEEGMSVGYGYLKERGLNLATIQTFELGYSLDQWEDLLKSATAAGYELKYLEKTGLVVKREDDQGHDTGRRYDRFRGRVMFPIHNISGRVVGFGARTLKRDDKMAKYLNSSESEIYHKSDVLYGLFQARQAIRQEELCYLVEGYLDVLSLYQGGIKNVVASSGTSLTEGQIRLIKRYSDNVTVLYDGDAAGIKASLRGTDLLLEGGLNVRVVLFPDGDDPDSYIRKVGDQRFAEYIEKQSQDFITFKTTLVARDAAGDPVKKAEAIRQVLTSIAKVPDAIKRQVFLQQTSAAFGIDEQVLITEYNKLVKPTAGLSRPAEGRASSGGSGRPAPPVAATRALTAEEEAEAAMYGAFEPGAPAAPSPAATDEDAAQIDLLQACEREVLRLLVLYAAREVDTDVSVAQYLLGQLEEAPFKTPLYAELWALCREELLAGRFPEARQLGQHMRADIRLLVSDLATERYDISPNWRVKEIYVFNEVDLPKVACDNAVLRLNKCHVQRELNRRLETLRQPMLDDAELFENLRAIKDLKQLDNQLAALLGTVIPRGA; encoded by the coding sequence GTGGCCCGCATCCCCAAAGAGTTAGTTGATCAGATTATCCAAACCGCCGACATTGTGGAGGTCGTCGGCGACTTTGTGCAGCTCAAGCGCAAGGGCCAGAACCTGTGGGCCCCGTGTCCGTTCCACAACGAAAAATCGCCGTCGTTTTCGGTAAATCCGGCCAAGGGATTGTATAAATGCTTCGGCTGCGGTAAGGCTGGCGGCGTGGTGCAGTTCGTGATGGACGTGGAGGGCACGTCCTATGTGGAGGCCCTGAAGTACTTGGCCAAGAAGTACGCCATCACGGTTCAGGAGGAGGAAAAAACGCCCCAGCAGCAGCAGGAGCAGAACGAGCGCGACTCACAGTTCATTGTATCCAACTGGGCCAAAGACCACTACCACCGCCTGCTGCAAAACACTGAGGAAGGCATGAGCGTGGGCTACGGCTACCTCAAGGAGCGCGGCCTGAACCTGGCCACCATCCAAACCTTTGAGTTGGGCTACTCGCTCGACCAGTGGGAAGACCTGTTGAAAAGCGCTACCGCGGCCGGCTACGAGCTGAAATACCTCGAAAAAACCGGCCTCGTCGTCAAGCGCGAGGACGACCAGGGGCACGACACCGGCCGGCGCTACGACCGTTTCCGGGGCCGCGTGATGTTCCCGATCCACAACATTTCGGGCCGCGTGGTGGGCTTCGGGGCCCGTACCCTGAAGCGCGACGACAAAATGGCAAAGTACCTCAACTCGTCTGAGTCGGAGATTTACCACAAGTCGGACGTGCTTTACGGCTTGTTTCAGGCGCGCCAGGCCATCCGGCAGGAGGAATTATGCTACCTCGTGGAAGGCTACCTCGACGTGCTGAGCCTGTACCAGGGCGGCATTAAAAACGTGGTAGCCTCGTCGGGCACGTCGCTCACCGAAGGCCAAATCCGGCTCATCAAGCGGTATTCCGACAACGTAACGGTGCTCTACGACGGCGACGCGGCCGGCATCAAGGCCAGCCTGCGCGGCACCGATTTGCTGCTCGAAGGCGGCCTGAACGTGCGCGTGGTGCTATTTCCCGACGGCGACGACCCCGACAGCTACATCCGCAAGGTGGGCGACCAGCGCTTCGCCGAGTATATTGAGAAGCAAAGCCAGGACTTCATCACCTTCAAAACTACGCTGGTGGCCCGCGACGCGGCCGGCGACCCGGTGAAGAAGGCCGAGGCCATCCGGCAGGTGCTCACCAGCATTGCCAAGGTGCCCGACGCCATCAAGCGCCAGGTATTTTTGCAACAGACGTCGGCCGCATTCGGCATTGATGAGCAGGTGCTTATCACCGAATACAACAAATTGGTGAAGCCCACTGCCGGCCTTTCCCGCCCGGCCGAGGGTAGGGCCTCCAGCGGCGGCAGCGGGCGCCCCGCCCCGCCCGTGGCCGCGACCCGCGCCCTCACGGCCGAAGAGGAAGCCGAAGCCGCCATGTACGGCGCGTTCGAGCCCGGGGCCCCCGCCGCGCCGTCGCCCGCCGCAACCGACGAGGACGCCGCCCAAATCGACTTGCTGCAAGCATGCGAACGCGAGGTGCTGCGCCTGCTGGTGCTCTACGCCGCCCGTGAGGTGGATACCGACGTGAGCGTGGCCCAGTACCTACTGGGCCAGCTGGAGGAAGCGCCGTTCAAAACGCCGCTCTACGCCGAGCTGTGGGCTCTGTGCCGCGAAGAGCTGCTGGCCGGCCGCTTCCCCGAGGCGCGGCAGCTGGGCCAGCATATGCGGGCCGATATCCGCCTGCTGGTGTCAGACCTGGCCACCGAGCGCTACGACATCAGCCCCAACTGGCGGGTGAAAGAAATCTACGTCTTCAACGAAGTGGACCTGCCTAAAGTGGCTTGCGACAACGCTGTGCTGCGCCTCAACAAGTGCCACGTGCAGCGCGAGCTGAACCGCCGCCTCGAAACCCTGCGCCAACCGATGCTCGACGACGCCGAGCTGTTCGAGAACCTACGCGCCATCAAGGACTTAAAGCAACTCGACAACCAGCTGGCGGCGCTGCTGGGCACGGTTATCCCGCGTGGCGCTTAG
- a CDS encoding glycosyltransferase family 2 protein — protein sequence MAVNQPFPNRAGACADVAIVVLNWNGADFLRRFLPGVVEHADGARVVVADNASTDDSAALLARDFPTVELLLLERNFGFCEGYNHALARVDSPYYVLLNSDVAVTAGWLRPLRALLESRPRIAAVQPKILAHADPTRFEYAGGGGGYLDRLAYPFCRGRLFDTTEVDAGQYDDARPVAWASGACCLVRASAWRELGGFEPAFFAHMEEIDFCWRLQNAGHEVWYHGGSAVHHVGGGTLAKTNPRKTYLNFRNGLALLYRNAAPGELVGPLAQRLMLDWVAGLRFLAGGQLAEARAVARAHWHFFQKRAYWRARRAAAGPHLRVAQRPGAWAGSVVWAYFARGKRRFAELGIR from the coding sequence TTGGCTGTTAACCAACCTTTTCCTAACCGGGCCGGCGCCTGCGCCGACGTGGCCATCGTGGTGCTGAACTGGAACGGCGCGGATTTCCTGCGCCGCTTCCTGCCCGGTGTGGTGGAGCACGCCGACGGGGCGCGGGTGGTGGTGGCCGACAACGCTAGCACTGACGATTCGGCGGCGCTGCTGGCCCGCGACTTCCCCACCGTGGAGTTGCTGCTGCTAGAGCGCAACTTCGGCTTCTGCGAGGGCTACAACCACGCCCTGGCGCGGGTCGACAGCCCGTACTACGTGCTGCTGAATTCCGACGTGGCCGTGACCGCCGGCTGGCTGCGGCCCCTGCGCGCCCTGCTCGAAAGCCGCCCACGCATCGCCGCCGTGCAGCCGAAAATCCTGGCCCACGCCGACCCCACGCGGTTTGAGTACGCCGGCGGCGGCGGCGGCTACCTCGACCGGCTGGCCTACCCTTTTTGCCGCGGCCGCCTGTTTGATACCACCGAAGTGGACGCTGGCCAGTACGACGACGCGCGCCCCGTAGCCTGGGCCAGCGGGGCCTGCTGCCTGGTACGGGCCAGCGCCTGGCGCGAGTTGGGCGGCTTCGAGCCCGCGTTTTTTGCCCACATGGAGGAAATCGACTTCTGCTGGCGCCTCCAAAACGCGGGCCATGAGGTGTGGTACCACGGTGGCAGCGCCGTGCACCACGTGGGCGGCGGCACCCTGGCCAAAACCAACCCCCGCAAAACCTACCTCAACTTCCGCAACGGCCTAGCGCTGCTCTACAGAAACGCAGCCCCCGGCGAGTTGGTGGGGCCCCTGGCCCAGCGCCTGATGCTGGATTGGGTGGCCGGCCTACGCTTTCTGGCGGGCGGCCAGCTGGCCGAGGCCCGCGCCGTAGCCCGGGCTCACTGGCACTTCTTCCAAAAGCGCGCATACTGGCGCGCCCGCCGCGCCGCCGCGGGGCCCCACCTGCGCGTGGCGCAGCGCCCCGGGGCCTGGGCCGGCAGTGTGGTGTGGGCCTACTTTGCCCGCGGCAAGCGCCGGTTTGCCGAGCTGGGCATTCGGTAA
- a CDS encoding YbaB/EbfC family nucleoid-associated protein, producing the protein MAFDMMGMMGKVKELQEKMQQAQQEMQHLTATGEAGGGLVRATANGERKLLKIEIDDSLLTVQDRDMLADLVVAAANKALEAAGEQARQEMQRKTSGLMPNIPGLDLGNFGA; encoded by the coding sequence ATGGCATTCGACATGATGGGGATGATGGGCAAGGTGAAGGAGCTGCAAGAAAAAATGCAGCAGGCCCAACAGGAAATGCAACACCTCACCGCCACCGGCGAGGCCGGCGGCGGCTTGGTGCGCGCCACCGCCAACGGCGAGCGCAAGCTCCTGAAAATAGAAATCGACGACAGCCTGCTCACCGTGCAGGACCGCGACATGCTGGCCGACCTCGTGGTGGCCGCCGCCAACAAGGCCCTGGAGGCCGCCGGCGAGCAGGCCCGCCAGGAAATGCAACGCAAAACCAGCGGCCTGATGCCCAACATTCCCGGCCTCGACCTAGGCAACTTCGGCGCCTGA